The following coding sequences are from one Numida meleagris isolate 19003 breed g44 Domestic line chromosome 22, NumMel1.0, whole genome shotgun sequence window:
- the LOC110387401 gene encoding platelet-activating factor receptor-like has product MGARQSRGGLRAPSDGSVTPHSSELEPTQHLRVPPSAALPHGHGAAVPAALRVRRAGCVDRGLGGRRESVSMEPGQALCCILSLQDPGMNVSAPATCVPSDPVQFVLLPIVYCLVLCVGLPGNLAALLVFLQRGKVRKAVRIYLINLTLADILFNLTLPLWIPYYLAGGDWLLPEAACRLAGAAYYLATYSAVTFMALISVNRLCAVRALRALPLAGRRGAAMACGLAWLLGLGCAAPALTARQTSPARAGATACFEQHARQRAYAYAMVAFFAVAFLVVLGAYTSIARSLSAAAAVASPGSHRQQARAMVLGMLLVFAVCVAPYHLTLAPWVGSRPPTPPCGPPAALDVLHALSVALLSLNSCLDPLVYCFCIQRFRADLGRTLRSAARCLPLTPPAPSGSAPGGRATSFASS; this is encoded by the coding sequence ATGGGGGCACGGCAGAGCAGGGGGGGTCTGCGTGCCCCCAGCGATGGCAGCGTTACGCCCCACAGCAGCGAGCTGGAGCCAACTCAGCACCTCCGGGTGCCgccctctgcagctctgccccatggccacggtgcagctgtgcctgctgctctcagagTGCGCCGTGCAGGCTGCGTAGATAGGGGCctgggggggaggagggagagcgTCTCTATGGAGCCGGGCCAAGCCCTGTGCTGCATTCTGTCTCTGCAGGACCCTGGGATGAACGTCTCGGCGCCAGCCACGTGCGTGCCCAGCGACCCGGTGCAGTTCGTGCTGCTGCCCATCGTGTACTGCCTGGTGCTGTGCGTGGGGCTGCCGGGCAACCTGGCGGCCCTGCTGGTCTTCCTGCAGCGTGGCAAGGTGCGCAAGGCCGTGCGCATCTACCTCATCAACCTGACGCTGGCCGACATCCTCTTCAACCTCACGCTGCCCCTCTGGATCCCCTATTACCTGGCCGGTGGGGACTGGCTGCTGCCGGAGGCCGCGTGCCGCCTGGCCGGGGCCGCCTACTACCTGGCCACCTACAGCGCCGTCACCTTCATGGCGCTCATCAGCGTCAACCGGCTCTGCGCGGTGCGGGCGCTGCGGGCGCTGCCGCTGGCTGGGCGCCGTGGGGCGGCGATGGCGTGCGGCCTGGCCTGGCTGCTGGGCCTGGGCTGCGCCGCGCCCGCCCTCACCGCCCGGCAAACCTCGCCGGCACGCGCCGGGGCCACGGCCTGCTTCGAGCAGCACGCGCGGCAGCGGGCCTACGCCTACGCCATGGTGGCTTTCTTCGCCGTCGCCTTCCTGGTGGTGCTGGGCGCTTACACCTCCATCGCCCGCTCGCTgtccgccgccgccgccgtcgCCTCCCCGGGCTCGCACCGGCAGCAGGCCCGCGCCAtggtgctggggatgctgctggtgTTCGCGGTCTGCGTGGCCCCCTACCACCTGACGCTGGCCCCGTGGGTGGGCAGCCGGCCCCCCACGCCGCCCTGCGGGCCCCCGGCCGCCCTGGATGTGCTGCACGCGCTGAGCGTGGCCCTGCTCAGCCTCAACAGCTGCCTCGACCCCCTCGTCTACTGCTTCTGCATCCAACGCTTCCGCGCTGACCTGGGACGGACGCTGCGCTCGGCCGCCCGCTGCCTCCCGCTGACCCCACCGGCCCCCAGTGGGTCGGCTCCCGGCGGCCGCGCCACCTCCTTCGCCTCCTCGTAG
- the SFPQ gene encoding splicing factor, proline- and glutamine-rich encodes MSRDRFRSRGGGGGGFHRRGGGGGRGGPNHDFRSPPPGMGMGQNRGPMGGGPQGPGGPPGGGPKSEPPKPPASTSAPPSSSSSSSATTAGPAGSQSGPGAPPPSALPAGQPPQQQAQGSAPSSAPSGPGGQQQPQPKPSPSPTPAGGPKKGQGQSPGGGPKGPGGPQQGPGGPHKGGPGHRGGPGGEPRGRGQQHQGQQSLSSQQGPAGGDKLSDEGFKANLSLLRRPGEKTYTQRCRLFVGNLPADITDEDFKRLFAKYGEPGEVFINKGKGFGFIKLESRALAEIAKAELDDTPMRGRQLRVRFATHAAALSVRNLSPYVSNELLEEAFSQFGPVERAVVIVDDRGRSTGKGIVEFASKPAARKAFERCTEGVFLLTTTPRPVIVEPLEQLDDEDGLPEKLAQKNPMYQKERETPPRFAQPGSFEFEYSQRWKSLDEMEKQQREQVAKNMKDAKDKLESEMEDAYHEHQANLLRQDLMRRQEELRRMEELHNQEMQKRKEIQLRQEEERRRREEEMMIRQREMEEQMRRQREENYSRMGYMDPRERDMRMGGATTMNMGDPYASAAQKFPPLGGGGGIGYEANPGVGQAAMSGSMMGSDMRPERFGQGGAGPVGGQGPRGMGPGTPTGYGRGREEYEGPNKKPRF; translated from the exons atgtcGCGGGATCGGTTCCGTAGCcgaggcggcggcggaggggGCTTCCAtcggcgcggcggcggcggcggccgcggcggCCCCAACCACGATTTCCGCTCTCCGCCGCCCGGCATGGGCATGGGCCAGAACCGCGGGCCTATGGGGGGCGGCCCGCAGGGTCCAGGCGGCCCTCCGGGCGGGGGCCCGAAGTCTGAACCGCCGAAGCCTCCAGCGTCGACCTCCGCTCCGCCGTCCTCGTCCTCTTCATCCTCCGCCACCACAGCGGGCCCCGCCGGCAGCCAGTCCGGCCCCGGGGCGCCTCCTCCGTCCGCCCTGCCCGCGGGGCAGCCGCCGCAGCAGCAGGCCCAGGGCTCCGCGCCCTCCTCCGCTCCCTCCGGCCCCggggggcagcagcagccgcagccCAAGCcgagccccagccccaccccgGCCGGCGGCCCTAAGAAAGGACAAGGACAGTCGCCCGGCGGCGGGCCCAAGGGGCCGGGCGGGCCGCAGCAGGGGCCGGGCGGGCCTCACAAGGGCGGGCCGGGCCACCGCGGCGGGCCGGGCGGGGAACCGCGGGGCCgcgggcagcagcaccagggacaGCAGAGCCTCTCCTCGCAGCAGGGCCCGGCCGGCGGCGACAAGCTTTCGGACGAG GGATTTAAGGCAAACCTCTCACTGCTGAGGAGGCCCGGGGAGAAGACTTACACTCAGCGGTGCCGTTTGTTTGTTGGCAATTTGCCTGCCGATATAACAGATGAAGACTTTAAAAGATTGTTTGCCAAATATGGGGAGCCGGGAGAGGTTTTTATCAACAAAGGAAAAGGCTTTGGATTCATTAAGTTG GAATCTAGAGCTCTGGCAGAAATCGCAAAGGCAGAACTGGACGACACCCCCATGCGGGGCCGACAGCTCCGCGTTCGGTTTGCCACGCACGCTGCCGCTCTGTCAGTGCGTAACCTTTCGCCTTACGTGTCCAACGAGTTACTGGAGGAGGCTTTCTCCCAATTCGGTCCAGTGGAGAGAGCTGTTGTGATTGTAGATGATCGAGGTAGATCAACGGGAAAAGGCATTGTTGAATTTGCATCAAAGCCAGCTGCCAGAAAAGCGTTTGAGCGGTGTACTGAGGGAGTGTTCTTGTTGACAAC TACTCCTAGGCCAGTTATTGTGGAACCACTGGAGCAACTGGATGATGAAGATGGTCTTCCAGAAAAACTTGCTCAGAAGAACCCGATGTATCAAAA ggaAAGAGAGACTCCTCCCCGCTTTGCTCAGCCTGGCAGTTTTGAGTTTGAGTATTCCCAGAGATGGAAATCTTTAGACgaaatggaaaaacagcagagagaacaaGTGgcaaaaaacatgaaagatgCCAAGGACAAACTTGAAAGTGAGATGGAAGATGCTTATCATGAGCATCAGGCAAACCTCTTGCGTCAAG ACCTTATGAGGCGTCAGGAGGAACTGAGGCGTATGGAAGAGCTCCATAATCAAGAAATGCAGAAACGCAAGGAAATTCAGCTCAG gcaggaggaggagcgCCGCAGACGGGAGGAGGAAATGATGATCCGCCAGCGAGAGATGGAGGAACAAATGAGAAGACAGAGGGAAGAGAATTATAGTAGAATGGGTTATATGGATCCC AGGGAGAGAGACATGAGAATGGGTGGTGCCACCACAATGAACATGGGAG ATCCTTATGCTTCTGCAGCCCAGAAATTTCCACCTCTCGGAGGTGGTGGCGGCATAGGTTATGAAGCTAATCCAGGAGTTGGCCAAGCAGCCATGAGTGGTTCTATGATGGGAAGTGACATG CGTCCTGAACGCTTTGGGCAGGGAGGTGCGGGGCCTGTGGGTGGCCAGGGTCCTAGAGGAATGGGGCCTGGAACACCAACAGGATATGGTAGAGGGAGAGAAGAATACGAAGGCCCAAACAAAAAGCCCCGATTTTAG
- the TMEM35B gene encoding transmembrane protein 35B, whose amino-acid sequence MAAAFRALRVLLGLFFLLAGAVKLSERLSADAHRHMQEQFVRFAEVFPLRDFGFAPAPGPYLAAVGAVEAAAGLLLAFGPQLLQEISNFVLSVVMIGAIYTLLALREPLAMCAPATLCLGLLLLLNVRGHGAPAKAKAE is encoded by the exons ATGGCGGCGGCGTTCCGGGCTCTGCGCGTTCTCCTGgggcttttcttccttctcgCGGGCGCCGTGAAGCTCTCGGAGCGGCTCTCGGCCGACGCGCACCGGCACATG CAGGAGCAGTTCGTGCGTTTCGCGGAGGTGTTTCCCCTGAGGGACTTCGGCTTCGCCCCCGCTCCCGGTCCGTACCTGGCTGCCGTCGGTGCGGTGGAGGCGGCGGCCGGGCTGCTCCTGGCCTTCGGGccgcagctgctgcaggagatcAGCAACTTCGTGCTCAGCGTCGTCATGATCG GTGCCATCTACACGCTGCTGGCGCTGCGGGAGCCGCTGGCCATGTGTGCCCCCGCCACGCTGTGCCtcgggctgctgctgctgctcaacGTCCGCGGGCACGGGGCCCCCGCCAAGGCCAAGGCCGAGTGA